Genomic segment of Paenibacillaceae bacterium GAS479:
TTTCACTGCAAGAAATTGCTCAAGAGGAGATTGATTCAACATGTTAAAAGGCATTCCCGCCATACTGTCGCCAGAGCTTCTGGCTGTGCTCCGTTCCATGGGGCATGGAGACGAACTGGTGCTGGCTGACGGCAATTTCCCGGCTGCTTCCACTGCCGCCCGTCTCATTCGGGCCGACGGCCATTCCATTCCTGAGCTGCTCGATGCCATTTTGGAGCTGTTACCCGTCGACGACTATATTGATTCGCCTACGGCGGTTATGGGCGTTGTGCCGGGCGACCCGGTCGTGCCGGTCATTTGGGACAAATACCGCGAACTGCTGAATCATCATGAAGGACGCGAAGTGCCGATTTCAGAGCTGGAGCGTTTTGAGTTTTACGACCGGGCTCGCAAAGCCTATGCCGTAGTGGCAACAGGCGAATCGGCCCAATACGCAAATTTGATCCTGTCCAAAGGCGTCGTCAGGCCGCAAAACTAGCTGAAGAGCGAGGGAGAGACGAGCATGAGACTGAACAATAAAATTACGCTTATTACCGGAGCAGGCTCCGGCATCGGGCGCTGCACGGCGCTGCGGTTCGCGGCGGAGGGAGCTACTGTTGTCGTAGCCGATCTCAACAAAGAAGCGGCTGATGAAACGGTCGCGCTCCTGACGGAAGCAGGCGGGCAAGGTTATGCTATCCGCTGCGACGTTACCGATCCTGCATCGGCGCAAGCGATGGCGTCCGAGGCGCTGGACAAGTTCGGACGAATCGATGTGCTGTTCAACAATGCGGGCATCAGCGGCGTTGGCGCGCTTCATGAACTGGAGCCGGACGCCTGGGACCGGGTAATCAACGTCAACATTCGCGGCACGTTTTTGCCAAGCAAATATGTGCTGCCATCCATGATGGAGCGCCGCAGCGGCGCCATCATCAATATGTCTTCCTGCATCGCCGAAATCGGCCTTGCCCGCCGGGCATCCTATGCCGCGACTAAGGGAGCCGTTCTGGCGCTTACGAAGTCGATGCAGGTGGATTACGCGGAGTATGGCATTCGCGTGAACGCGCTGCTTCCGGGCACGATTTTGACTCCGTTTGTGGAGAAATATTTGCAGGAATCGTACAGCGATCCCGAAGAGGCTCTTGCCGGCATCCGCAAGCGGCAGCTGAGCGGCGACCTTGGCCGTCCGGAAGATGTGGCGGAGGGAGCGCTGTTCCTGGCTTCCGATGAGTCGAAGTTTATGATGGGGTCGCCGCTTTACATCGACGGCGGTGTCGTTTTTGGCAAAAACGCCTAATACTTGACCAGAAAGGGGATTCGAACAACGATGAAGCTGATTACATTCCGCAAAAAAGATGAGCTGGCGCTAGGCATACGCACGGAAAAGGGTGTCCTGGATGTTGCGGCTGCTGCCGCGGCGCAAGGGCTGGAGGGCTCGACGCCATTAAATATCCATGCGGCGATTGAAGGCGGAGTATCCGCGCTTTCCGCACTCCGTTTGCTTGCTGAGAATGCAGAGGGAACACCGGAGTTGTGGCAGGATGAGGATTCCTTGCAGCTCGGGCCTTGTGTGACGAACCCGGGCAAAATTATCTGCGTCGGGCTTAATTACCGCAAACACGCAGAGGAAACAAATGCGCCGATCCCGAACTACCCGATTCTGTTCAATAAATTTTTGAACACAGTCGCCGCACAAGGCGACGACATTCCGCTCCCGCGCGTTAGCCAGGAAGTGGATTACGAGGCTGAGCTCGTTATCGTCATCGGCCGCGAGGCCAAGTATGTCGGACGCGAACAGGCGCTGGAGCATGTGTTCGGCTACTGCTGCGTCAACGATCTGTCGGCCCGAGACCTGCAACTTCGTACGCCGCAGTGGCTGCTGGGCAAGTCCTGCGACAAGTTCAGCCCGCTCGGACCGTACCTTGTCACTTCCGACGAGGTTGGAAATCCGAACGAGCTTGCCATTTCCGCTACTGTAAACGGCGAGGTCAGACAATCGTCGAACACGGCGGACATGATATTCCGCTGCGATGAGATTGTCAGCTATGTTTCCCAGCACATGACCCTGTCTCCGGGAGATATCATCCTCACCGGTACGCCAGAAGGCGTTGTGCTTGGCCTGCCGCCGGAGCAGCGGGTTTACTTACAGCCTGGAGACGTTGTCGAGATCAGCATCGACAAGCTTGGCACGCTGCGCAACCGGATGGTTGCGGAGCCGGAGCCGGCTCCGGGGAGCCACGACTGGCGAGCTTAATTGCCCGTGCGTTAGATAACAGTTTCCTTTTCATATGCGGAAATGGTTTTACTTGCACTCTCAAAAGGGGCTGTCCCAAAAGTCATCGCTAGATGACTAAGGACGCCCCTTCTCTAAATTGTAAAACAAAAAGAAACCGTTTCTTGGTAAAATGGAAGTACGACCCACCATTTACGAAAGGAACGGTTTCTTTGTACATCCAATATACCATGGACCAACTTCATCTGCCAATGGACTTGGAGGACGACATTCCTCCTCATCACCTCGTTCGTGTTGTCAACGAGACGGTCAATCGCCTGGACGACAAAACCTTTAAGGAGGCTTACCCAGGCGGAGGTCGAGACAGCTACCACCCTAAAATGCTCACCAAAGTTATCATTTACGCTTACACACAGCGGATTTACTCCTCTCGCCAGATCGCCAAAGCGGTCCGGGAAAACGTCATGTTTATGTGGATTGCCGGTAGACAACGTCCAGACTTCCGCACCATTAATCGCTTTCGTTCCGAGCGAATGAAAGACGTTTTGGAGACCATCTTCACAGGTGTGCTTCAATTTCTTACCGAGGAAAAGTATGTCAAGCTCGAGCATTACTTCGTCGATGGCACCAAGATCGAAGCGAACGCGAATCGGTACACATTCGTCTGGGGCAAGGCCGTCGTGAAGCACAAGGCGAGACTACAGGAAAAAGTACAAACATTGTTCGCCACGATCGAGGCGGCGGAGAACCAAGAAGACCAAGAACAGGTTGGACAAGACCTTGTTGAACTCGGCGAAGCGTCCGCGCTAACCAGCGAGAAGCTGGAATCAGCCGTTCAACAATTGGAAACAAAACTACAATCTCGGCCGAAGGACAAACCGCTTAAAAAAGCGGTACGTGCCCTTCGTAAAGACCTTTTGCCGCGTTTGCAGAAATACGAGATCCAACAAGAAATGCTCGGAGATCGAAACAGCTTCAGTAAGACCGATCATGACGCGACATTCATGCGAATGAAAGAAGATCATATGCGTAATGGCCAACTGAAGCCAGGTTACAATGTGCAAATCGGAACAGAGAACCAATTCATTATCGGATACAGTTTACATCAACGCCCAACCGACACGCGTTGCCTAAAGCCCCACTTAGAGAAGGTTAAGGCAGCGCTTGGAAGGTTGCCCAGAACCATCATAGCGGATGCCGGATACGGCGGAGAAGAAAACTACGCTTACTTGGAGAGCGAACAACGAGAAGCATTGGTGAAATACAGCACCTACCACAAAGAAAAATCAAAGAAGTGGCAGCAAGACATTAGCAAGCTGGACAACTGGCAGTACGACGAAGGGGAAGATACGTGGACGTGTACAGCAGGCCGGAAGCTGCTATTTCGTTATGAAAGCAAAGACAAAACAGAAAGTGGCTACGAGATACGGAAGCGCCACTACCGAAGCGAGAGCTGCGAAGGGTGTCCACTGAAGCCAAGTTGTACGAAAGCTCAAGGAAATCGTGAAATCAGCGTGAGTATGAAGTATTTGCGCTACAAACAGCAAGCTCGTGAAAAACTTAGAAGTGAGGAAGGATATGCACTATCGGTTCGAAGGATGATTGAGCCGGAGAGTGTATTTGGGCAAATTAAAAACAACCGGGGATTCCGGCGTTTTCTGCTTCGAGGCCTGCCGAAGGTAAGCCTAGAGGTCGGATGGCTTTCGCTCGCCCACAATTTATTGAAGAAGGCGGCCATGGATCAAAAGCCAAAAATGACGGTGCAAGGATAGCTCCTTCGCACCGTCATTTCGTTTTTTTGAAAGTCTCATTGATTAGGCGAGCCGTTTATCTAGTGAGCCAAACTACTTTTGAGACAGCCCCTTTAAAAAATATTGTTTAAAAACAGCTTATGGGTCATAACGGTCAGCCCGCAGCTGCAACTCCATTAAAGGTTACAGGACCGCTAAGCAGAACATTGTCGGAAAACTGCGGAGTGTCAGAAGTAATGAACAGCGTATAACGAATCTGTCCGGCATTTACTTCATCGGCTGTAGGAAGGTCGGCGCAGTTAATGACAGCAGGGAAAAGGACATCAACTTCGACCAGGCCAGGCTGCACTAGCTCTTCATACACGAAAGTGCCGGAACCGAACGTATCCGCGCCGTTTTTCTCAATGAGCAGCGTAACTCTGGCATTTGAATTCGACTCGTCAAGATTTTGAAAAAAGGTAACCGTCCCGTTAAGCATCACTTTAACGCTTTCCGCGAGAGGGGTATTGGCGACGCTCACGGTTTGAAGTCCGATATCGCCGATAAGCAAAAACTGGGTATCGTATACTTCAACACCGTCGCCGGTAGAGTTCAGGGCTTGCGACAAACGCAAGTCGACAAATTGTTCAGCCACTCTTTCATCTCCTTTCCTCATCATTGAATTCTAAATCTCTTTAAGAACGTGAGACAGGTCAACTGTCTGCGGATGCAATGCCGTTAAAGGTAGTTGGGCCGTTCAGCAGAATATCGCCTGAGAACTGGGTGGAACTCGAGGTGACGAACAGCGTATAGCGGATTTGTTGGGCGTTTACTTCATCCGCTGTAGGGAAATCGGCGCAACTGACAGACGCAGGAAAAATCGTCTGAACGTCAATCGTGCCCGGCTGAACGATTTCTTCATAGATAAGGGTACCGGAGCCAAAAGTGTCGCCTCCGTTTTTTTCAATTAGAAGAAAAACCATTGCGTTGGTATTGGGGTCTTCAAGCTCTTGAAAAAAGGTTACGGTTCCGCTAAGCATGACTTTTACGCTGCCAGCGAGGGCTGTGTTTGCAACGGAGATCGTCTGAATTCCGATGTCGCCAACCAGCAGTTTTACTGTATTGTTTATTTCCAGGCTCAAGTTGGGCCTGTTAGCATTTTGCGATAAACGCATATCTACAAATTGAGACATGATTTCGCCTCCTCTCTATTCGAACTACGCTAGTACTATATGCTAGAACGCATTAAGAAGTGAGCCTGATTATTAATAGATGCTATATACAAAAAAAGTTGAGCCCGATAATAGATTTGGAAAGATGGAAGCGCCCCGGAGTGTTTGTTTTCATGAACAAGCAACCATATCTTGACTAATATACCCCCTGGGGGTATATTATGGAGAGTAAACTGTCAGGCATTACGTATCTTGAAAGGAGATCTGGAGAGATGAAGACAGAAGTGCTGAAAGTAAAAGGAATGACCTGTGGACATTGCGTCAGCTCCGTTGAGGGAGCAGTGAAGGAAGCGGGCGGAGCGGCAACGGTTGATCTAGCCGGCGGCAAGGTTACGATCGAGTTTGACGAGGCTAAGCTTTCCTTGCAATCGATTAAGGAAGCGATCGAGGAGCAGGGTTACGACGTCATTTAAAGCTCATAGCTAGATAACGTCAGTCGCTAGGAAGTACAGATAAGCTTGCGGAGAAATCCGGAAGCTTTTTTGCAATTCATAGTGGGAGTTAAATCTATAGTTATGCTCTTCCTAGCCTATGGGCAGGATGAAGAAAGGCAGCAATTATGGAGGTGCTCGATGTGAATAGAAGAAGCGCTGGACTTAGGCGGATAGGGATGAGCGCTGGGACTGAAGCTGAAGCTGGAACCAGAGGAAATAGCGGAGTCCAGTTTGCAAAAAATGCAGCCGTTCTGCTGCTTGCGTCGGCGGTATTGTTAGTCGGCTGCACCTCGACTCGCGGGGGAGGACATAACGTTAAAAGCGATCAAGGAGAGCACTCGGCTGTAATGGCGACAGGCTCGGAATTGCAAGAATCCTCAGTACTGGCCGCAGAAAGTACATCCGGTATATCGATGCCATGGATCGCCACAAAGAACACGACTCGCATCAATGCTGCAAGCCCTGTGGAAGCAGCGGTGTTAGTGTCTCGCACGCTCTGGCCAGCGCAGAGCGAGGGGAGCCGGCCGGGTGCGGTTATATTGGCCGATCCGACAGACTGGGCGAGCGCGGCTGCAGCCACGCATCTGATTCATCATCCTCATAACGGGCCGGTGCTCTATGTGACAGGCGAGAGCATCCCGAATGTGACACTTCAGGAGCTTCGACGCCTTCAGCCGACTGGCGTTAAGGGCAGTGGTGTCCAGGTTATTTTGACGGGCAAGCTGGGGGCTGGCGTACAGCAGGCGGTGGAGGAGCAGGGGTTCAAGACGACGTGTATTAATGGTGGCGACGCGGCGGAGCTAGCTGCGGCAGCGGATGCTTATTTCAGCAAATCTGCTGGCGAAATCTCTGAAGGCGTCATCATCGGATCGTCCGAGGAGGAGGCATTTACACTGCCTGCCGCCTATTGGAGCGCTCATATGCCGGAACCGCTGCTTTATGTATCGGGAGATCGCATTCCGAGAGCGACAGCGCAGGCGCTCCAGAAGCGCGGGGGCAAAGCTTCTATTTATATCATCGGACCGGAAAAGGCCGTATCGGCCAAGCTGGAAAAGGAACTATCCGCTTATGGGAACGTCACTCGCATCGCGGGCAAGGATCCGTATGAAAATGCAATCGCCTTTGCCAAATTCAAGGACAAGTCCACCGGCTTCGGCTGGGGCATCAACGAGCCGGGACGCAATCTGGCATTATCTAATGTAGCGACGCCCCAATTGGCGCTGGCGGGAGCGCCCTTTGCCCATCTCGGCAAACATGCTCCGCTAATTTGGACAAGCAAAAACGCGATGCCAGGCTCGGTCATGGACTATGTGATGAGTCTTCAGACCAAGTATGAGCAGTCGCCGGCAGACGGGCCGTTCAATCACGCCTGGTTACTCGGCGGTACGGCCCAACTGACAGAGGCTGCCCAAGGAGAGCTGGATGCAATGCTGGAAATTGCATCGGCATCAGGTGTATCCGGCGATGGGCATGGAGGACATTAGCTAGCGATTAGCGGAAGCAATTAAAATAGGCAGCCCCCAAAAAAGCAGGGGCTGCCTATTTCTACATTCCCCAAAACCCGCTTATTCCAAATGACTGGAAAAACAAGTAGAGGGAGAACAGCATCATGAAAATACCACCGATTTTGCAGAGAAAGAAATGAGTGTCATTGGGCTCGGGATTGTCCGTTCCGATCCAGCGCAGCGATAACCAATAGCTGAGACGTTGGAATCGTTCATAGCGGAACTCGCACCATCCGAACACCAACACGAGCAAACCTAGAATGAAGTAAATCGGCTGACCGCGCCGCTCATGAAGCTCGGGATAAGCGGCTTTAATAAGCTCATACGGGGGGAATCGATCCCAAATGGGAAGGCTCGTAGCCGGCTGTCCATTGATATACGCCGTAACGAATGCAAAGTAGGGCTCGCCATTGGAGTCGTAGGTGAGCGGTAGCCCGTTCGTCACCTCAACGCGGAAGCGGATGTCTCCAGGATAATCGACCAGGAAGAGGCGATCGAGCATTTTAGGAGGCTTCTGAATACCTTCCGGTGAATCAACGAGCTTCACTTGGATTTTTCCGTCTAGCGTAATAATCCGTTCACTGCCTGAGCCAGATACGACGATAGCGGGACCGAATGTTGATGTGTACCGCCGTTGATCGCCGTTTTCCGCCGCCAGCTTGTAGGTGTCTCCCTCCATGTAGAACACTTTCTGAGAGAAATAAGAGATGGCGAACAGGCAGAGAGACAGCAGCAGCAGAGCTGCCGCCAGTCCCCAAGCCCACTGTTTAGAACGAGGTGAATGAAGATCGATGATCTCTCAGCCCTCCTCAGCTATTAGCCCTTCAGTGCAGGCATCGGTTGGAACACCATCGTAATTGGCAAAAAGCTGCCGGATGCGATCATATACACAAACTCAACCGTTTCCTGAGTGTCGCCGGAGCGATGGAGCACGCCGCCTTCGTTCTGGTCTTTCAGTTGGTCATTATTCGTGACCGATACAAGCTGGCCGTTCACGAGGAATGCCCCGCCATAAAGGCCGCCACGCGGATTCAGATAAACAACGGTGCGCGGCGCAAGCGTTACACGCATTTTGTACAGCACGCCAAAGTTGCCGCGGTTTAGCTGTAGGGAGCCATCGGAGCTATCGTAACCGTCAAGGTAAGGATCCTGCACATTATCGCCAAGCACGACTTGCTCCGCTTTCTCGCCGCGCACGCCATCGATTAGAATATCACGATTCGTATTATTGAATGAGCCGCGGGCATGCGTGCCATCCGATGGCAATAGCGATAGAGATTCGATCTCTTTAAGCGGGTCCTTGCCCTCGGCTACTACAACTACCCGTATACGCAGATTCTGGTTGGAGGACACATCGGCATAAGCAGAGTAGACCAGGCCCGGCTTGATCGGCGTTGTAGAGATTTCAGGCAGTACAAGCTGCGTTGCTCCTGGCTTGATATCCGTGAACGTCTCGGGAACATCGTTGTTGAGTGCTGTTAAATAACGGGTCGTAGACAGCTTGCCGGTACGGATCTCAGAGACATCCGGGCCGCCAGTGCCGGTCGCTTTGACGCCGAAACGCGCCGTCTGATACCCTTCATTGGTGACAGCGAGATACATTTTTACATTGTAGCCGAGTGTATTTTTATTATGGAACAGCAACCGAACTTTGCCTTCGAACTGATCGTCAAAAGCGATGCCTTCGGAGGTCCACAGCTCGGGGCTGTTACTGCGGAACATTTTGAACGGCTCGGATGAAAATTCATAAGAGAGCTTGGGAACATCTTTAACATGAGCGCCGTCTACCCGGATTTTTTCTCCTACGGGTGCGAACAACAGGCCGAACTCTTCCGCAGAATAAAGCTCCTCATCCGTAATCGTAATCGTTTTGCTGACCGTCGAGGTCAACCCTTGATCGTCGGTTACGGTCATCGTAATCGTCTTGTCACCCGGCTCAAAAAAGGCTTGTTGACGACCGGTCCACTTGGTTTTGGCAGCTACAATTGCATTGTTGTCGTCTGTGCTCAGCTCTGTATACTGAATCTGTTCTCCCTGACGGTAAATGGTTTTATCCGTTGTGAAATCCGCCACAGGAGGCTGGTTCGGTGCAGCTACCACTTGAACCGTGACGCTGAAAGGCTCGCTCCATATACCAGAGCTATCCTGCACGCGGCGCGAGATCGTATACGAACCAGGCTCGGTGAATACATCCTGCTTTCCGGTCCACTCCTCGTTCAATAGCGGCAATCCCGCAGGGGAGTTGTATAGATCGATATACTGCACTGGATCTCCCACGGTAATGACAGACGGCTGCACTTGGAAGTTGGCTTCAGGTTGATCGGCCCAGCTGAGCATGATGGATTTGCCGGAAAAGCTAATCGAGCTCATGCTTACCTTGGCCCAGGTACGGACTGGAATCATAAGCGAGCCCTTTTGAGAAAAGCTGGCCGCTTCTCCGGTCCATTTAACGCCGTCCACCCAGATGTCCTTGGTATTCATGCGGAAGCGAATTTCGCCGGATGGCGTTTTGGCAATCGATTCCTTCTTCTTGGTATCATAGGAGGTTTTGTAACCGTACAGCTGTGCCAATGTGCTGAATGCAACATAACTCACATTGTTCTTGATCGTCATTGGCTGCACAGATGTAAGGGTCACACCGTCTTTTACCATCAGATTGCTGCCTTTGGTCAGCGTTACCATTTGATTACCGGCATCGGCGCTCGCCGTTCCAGTCATGCCATACAGCGGTGCAGCTGCCAGGCTGAGCAGAGTCAAGCTCTTCAACAGTTTCATATGCGTCTCCTTTTGTTGCGAACGTAATTCGTCCGGTATTCCCGATCTTCACGTTAACTAGAAACGCATTAGAATTGGAAAAGTTGCGTTGAAGAGGAATTTACTCTCATTCATATAGCGATTTTCCGCTCCTTTGGCTAACTTAACTTCAGAGCGGCCAGGCCAAGATACTCCTTGAGCGCCGTTGTGCTCAGTGATAACGCAGAGCCGTTGGGGAGCAGCTTGCTCCAATACCAGCGGGGGTTCAGCGCTGCCGAATAATCAACCGGGAACGGTTGCGGCTCTAGACCGGCTCGCCTGAATTGCTCCATAGCGCGCGGCAAATGAAAGGCTGAAGTGATTAAGATCGGCTGTTTCAACCCCTCTTTCTCCATTAATTCACGAGTGAGCAAGGCATTTTGCTCTGTGTTGAGCGATTTATTTTCCATTATAATCTGATCCGCAGCAAACCCGAGCTCGCGCAGCTGCCGACCGGCGATATCCGCCTCGTTGCCACTGTCCGGAAATACCTGACCACCGCTGAACAGCACCGGCAGCCCAGTTGCACGCGACAGACGAGCGGCCGCGAGCAGCCTCGACTCGGCGGAGCCCGACATATTGCCAAGGCCGCCAAGATCCGGCGAATCCGGCACCGCACCAGCGCCAAGTACAACGATAACGTCGCCACGCAGCTCACTCACCGCTGGTTGACTGTAGCGCTGCTCAAGCTCTCGTATCAGTACATCGGAGAACCAGGATGAGGATAATAAGTACAGTAGGAGCAGCGAACCGATTGGAAGAGCGACCCATTTTCGATCCTTGCGCCACATCCGCCAACTTGCTGCCGCTAACAACAGCAAGAACAAGCCAGGCGGCAGAATGAAACTGTAGACAGCTTTAATGAAATAAATCATAGAACACCTCCAGCAATACGATCCCAAAATCCAGATTCTACTATCATATCATTCCAGCACTTGACAGGGCAGCTTGAGCGCTAATAGCTAAATTGACATCATAGGAAAAGGCCGATAAAATAAGATATTTGGGGAACTTAAGTATCTTTTTTTCTCCATTTCGCAACCTAACTACATGCAATAACCGCTATAGACAAAACTATAGATCGTTCTATATAATACCATTTAAACCACTTGGATTTATAGGGATTTGATGGGCGGTGTTGTCCAGGAGGGATTAACCTGATTGAATTACAGAATGTGACCAAGTCATACAAGGGTCGAGGCGGTAGTGTTGATGCCGTTCGCGATATCTCCTTGCAGGTGAAGCCTGGAGAAATCTTCGGCATCATTGGGCACTCGGGAGCGGGCAAAAGTACGCTGATTCGGTGTATGAATTTGCTGGAGCGTCCAACATCCGGCAAGGCTTGGTTCGGTAAAACCGAGCTGACGGCACTGAGTGAGCGCCAACTGCAAGCGGAGCGTCGTAAGATTGGTATGATATTCCAGCACTTCAACCTGCTTGCTAGCGTGACAGTGCGAGAAAATATCGCTTTTCCCCTCGTGCTTGCCGGGAAAAGCCGGAAGGAATACGCTGCGCGAGTAGACGAGCTTTTGGCACTGGTCGGCTTGGAAGCGCATGGTGACAAATATCCCTCGCAGTTGTCCGGAGGACAGAAGCAGCGGGTAGGTATCGCTCGGGCGCTGGCTGCTGATCCGCAGGTGCTGCTTTGCGACGAGGCGACCTCGGCGCTTGATCCGCAGACGACTAGCTCCATTCTGTCGCTGCTTATGAGCATCAACGAGAAGCTGGGGCTGACGATCATCCTCATCACACATGAGATGCAGGTCATCCGTTCCATTTGCGATCGCGTCGCCGTCATGGACGCTGGTCGTATCGTGGAGATGGGAGCAGTGCTGGACGTATTCCTTCGTCCGACACATGCCGTGACGCGTCAGTTTGCCGACGAGCTGTCAGAGCTGGAAAGTGGCACGCCGCTTCCTCGCCGTGAAGGCTCTAAGCTAGTGAGAGTGCATTTTGTCGGCGAAGAGACATACGAGCCGGTGCTTTTCGAAGCGGTCAAGGGCAGCGCTGTCCAATGTGCTATTTTGCAGGGAACGGTATCTCGCATGAAGCATACCCCTTACGGCCAACTGCTCGTTGAGCTTAGTGGACCAGAACGGGATATTGATGGAGTCATCACTGCCTTGCGCAGCAATGGCCTGGATGCGGAGGTGCTCTCATGATGCCGATGGATATGAATCAACTGCGCTCATCAAACGGCATCGATTGGAGCAATATCGATCCCGCCGAGATTTGGCAGGCAACGCAGGATACGCTGTCGATGCTGGGGCTGTCGCTGATCTTCACGATTATTCTAGGCCTGATCATCGGGGTGCTGCTGTATCTGACTTCCAGTCGCCAGCTACTGTACTTGCCGGTTTTCTACTCCATTCTTTCCTTCATTGTGAACATTCTCCGCTCCGTGCCGTTCATCATTCTGATGATCGCCGTCATGCCGCTGACCAAGGAAATCGCAGGCACGACGATTGGGGTGGCAGGCACGATCCCGCCGCTCGTCATCGGTGCTGCGCCGTTTTTTGGGCGCTTGGTGGAGACTGCGCTGCGTGAAGTGGATCGCGGCATTATCGAGGCGGCTCAGGCGATGGGCGCTTCCAAATGGGATATTGTGCGCCGTGTACTGCTGCGGGAATCCCGTCCGGGTCTGATAGCGGCAATCACGGTAACAGCGATTACGCTTGTATCCTACACAGCCATGTCCGGCGTTATCGGCGGCGGCGGGCTTGGAGACTTAGCTCTGCGCTACGGCTATCAACGTTTTCAGACTGAGGTCATGATCGTTACGGTTATACTGTTAATCATTCTGGTTCAGATTCTTCAGATGCTGGGTGACTGGCTCGTTCGACGCATCAGCCACAAATAAATTTAGAGATATATAAAAATCGGAGGGTTAACCATGAACAAATGGCTTAAAGGTATGACAATTACGGCGCTTGCGCTGACACTCGCTGCTTGCGGCGCTAAAAATGAAAACACGGCTCCGGCGAACAACGCTGCCA
This window contains:
- a CDS encoding L-fucose mutarotase, translated to MLKGIPAILSPELLAVLRSMGHGDELVLADGNFPAASTAARLIRADGHSIPELLDAILELLPVDDYIDSPTAVMGVVPGDPVVPVIWDKYRELLNHHEGREVPISELERFEFYDRARKAYAVVATGESAQYANLILSKGVVRPQN
- a CDS encoding NAD(P)-dependent dehydrogenase, short-chain alcohol dehydrogenase family, encoding MRLNNKITLITGAGSGIGRCTALRFAAEGATVVVADLNKEAADETVALLTEAGGQGYAIRCDVTDPASAQAMASEALDKFGRIDVLFNNAGISGVGALHELEPDAWDRVINVNIRGTFLPSKYVLPSMMERRSGAIINMSSCIAEIGLARRASYAATKGAVLALTKSMQVDYAEYGIRVNALLPGTILTPFVEKYLQESYSDPEEALAGIRKRQLSGDLGRPEDVAEGALFLASDESKFMMGSPLYIDGGVVFGKNA
- a CDS encoding 2-keto-4-pentenoate hydratase/2-oxohepta-3-ene-1,7-dioic acid hydratase (catechol pathway), producing MKLITFRKKDELALGIRTEKGVLDVAAAAAAQGLEGSTPLNIHAAIEGGVSALSALRLLAENAEGTPELWQDEDSLQLGPCVTNPGKIICVGLNYRKHAEETNAPIPNYPILFNKFLNTVAAQGDDIPLPRVSQEVDYEAELVIVIGREAKYVGREQALEHVFGYCCVNDLSARDLQLRTPQWLLGKSCDKFSPLGPYLVTSDEVGNPNELAISATVNGEVRQSSNTADMIFRCDEIVSYVSQHMTLSPGDIILTGTPEGVVLGLPPEQRVYLQPGDVVEISIDKLGTLRNRMVAEPEPAPGSHDWRA
- a CDS encoding Transposase, with the translated sequence MYIQYTMDQLHLPMDLEDDIPPHHLVRVVNETVNRLDDKTFKEAYPGGGRDSYHPKMLTKVIIYAYTQRIYSSRQIAKAVRENVMFMWIAGRQRPDFRTINRFRSERMKDVLETIFTGVLQFLTEEKYVKLEHYFVDGTKIEANANRYTFVWGKAVVKHKARLQEKVQTLFATIEAAENQEDQEQVGQDLVELGEASALTSEKLESAVQQLETKLQSRPKDKPLKKAVRALRKDLLPRLQKYEIQQEMLGDRNSFSKTDHDATFMRMKEDHMRNGQLKPGYNVQIGTENQFIIGYSLHQRPTDTRCLKPHLEKVKAALGRLPRTIIADAGYGGEENYAYLESEQREALVKYSTYHKEKSKKWQQDISKLDNWQYDEGEDTWTCTAGRKLLFRYESKDKTESGYEIRKRHYRSESCEGCPLKPSCTKAQGNREISVSMKYLRYKQQAREKLRSEEGYALSVRRMIEPESVFGQIKNNRGFRRFLLRGLPKVSLEVGWLSLAHNLLKKAAMDQKPKMTVQG
- a CDS encoding copper chaperone; this encodes MKTEVLKVKGMTCGHCVSSVEGAVKEAGGAATVDLAGGKVTIEFDEAKLSLQSIKEAIEEQGYDVI
- a CDS encoding Putative cell wall binding repeat 2; its protein translation is MSAGTEAEAGTRGNSGVQFAKNAAVLLLASAVLLVGCTSTRGGGHNVKSDQGEHSAVMATGSELQESSVLAAESTSGISMPWIATKNTTRINAASPVEAAVLVSRTLWPAQSEGSRPGAVILADPTDWASAAAATHLIHHPHNGPVLYVTGESIPNVTLQELRRLQPTGVKGSGVQVILTGKLGAGVQQAVEEQGFKTTCINGGDAAELAAAADAYFSKSAGEISEGVIIGSSEEEAFTLPAAYWSAHMPEPLLYVSGDRIPRATAQALQKRGGKASIYIIGPEKAVSAKLEKELSAYGNVTRIAGKDPYENAIAFAKFKDKSTGFGWGINEPGRNLALSNVATPQLALAGAPFAHLGKHAPLIWTSKNAMPGSVMDYVMSLQTKYEQSPADGPFNHAWLLGGTAQLTEAAQGELDAMLEIASASGVSGDGHGGH
- a CDS encoding hypothetical protein (non-canonical start codon;~manually curated); amino-acid sequence: MDLHSPRSKQWAWGLAAALLLLSLCLFAISYFSQKVFYMEGDTYKLAAENGDQRRYTSTFGPAIVVSGSGSERIITLDGKIQVKLVDSPEGIQKPPKMLDRLFLVDYPGDIRFRVEVTNGLPLTYDSNGEPYFAFVTAYINGQPATSLPIWDRFPPYELIKAAYPELHERRGQPIYFILGLLVLVFGWCEFRYERFQRLSYWLSLRWIGTDNPEPNDTHFFLCKIGGIFMMLFSLYLFFQSFGISGFWGM